Proteins from one Ficedula albicollis isolate OC2 chromosome 3, FicAlb1.5, whole genome shotgun sequence genomic window:
- the FAM46A gene encoding protein FAM46A: protein MADDEKAGGSSADGGESAHCNVLSWEQVQRLDRILSETIPIHGRGNFPTLAMQPRQIVKVVRSRLEEKGIGLRDVRLNGSAASRGGGGSAASHVLHQDSGLGYKDLDLIFCADLKGEAEFQTVKDVVLDCLLDFLPEGVNKEKITPLTLKEAYVQKMVKVCNDSDRWSLISLSNNSGKNVELKFVDSLRRQFEFSVDSFQIKLDSLLLFYECSENPMTETFHPTIIGESVYGDFQEAFDHLCNKIIATRNPEEIRGGGLLKYCNLLVRGFRAASESEIKSLQRYMCSRFFIDFSDIGEQQRKLESYLQNHFVGLEDRKYDYLMTLHGVVNESTVCLMGHERRQTLNLITMLAIRVLAEQNIIPNVANVTCYYQPAPYVADANFSNYYIAQVQTVFPCQQHTYSTWLPCN from the exons ATGGCAGACGATGAGAAGGCCGGCGGGAGTTCCGCGGACGGCGGCGAGAGCGCGCACTGCAAcgtgctgagctgggagcaagTGCAGCGTCTGGACCGCATCCTCAGCGAAACCATCCCCATCCACGGCCGCGGGAACTTCCCCACGCTCGCCATGCAGCCTCGCCAGATCGTCAAGGTGGTGCGGAGCCGGCTGGAGGAGAAGGGCATCGGCCTGCGGGACGTGCGGCTGAACGGCTCGGCCgccagccgggggggggggggctcggccGCCAGCCACGTCCTCCACCAGGACAGCGGCCTGGGCTACAAGGACTTGGACCTCATCTTCTGCGCCGACCTCAAAGGAGAAGCCGAATTTCAGACTGTGAAGGACGTGGTCTTGGACTGCCTCTTGGATTTCTTACCCGAGGGGGTGAATAAGGAGAAGATCACGCCTCTCACTCTCAAG GAGGCTTATGTGCAGAAAATGGTAAAAGTATGCAATGATTCAGACCGATGGAGTCTTATCTCCCTGTCCAACAACAGTGGCAAAAATGTGGAGCTGAAATTTGTGGACTCTCTGAGGCGGCAGTTTGAATTCAGTGTCGATTCCTTTCAAATCAAGCTGGactccctgctgcttttttatGAGTGCTCAGAGAATCCGATGACTGAAACTTTTCACCCAACTATCATTGGCGAGAGCGTTTATGGGGATTTCCAGGAAGCCTTTGATCACCTCTGCAACAAGATAATTGCCACCAGAAACCCAGAAGAAATCAGAGGAGGTGGTCTTCTGAAGTACTGCAACCTTTTGGTAAGGGGCTTTAGGGCAGCCTCTGAATCTGAGATTAAATCCCTGCAGAGATACATGTGTTCGAGGTTTTTCATTGACTTCTCAGACATTGGCgaacagcagagaaagctgGAGTCCTACTTGCAGAACCACTTTGTGGGATTAGAAGACCGCAAGTATGACTATCTCATGACCCTTCACGGTGTGGTGAATGAGAGCACAGTGTGCCTGATGGGACATGAGAGGAGACAGACTCTGAATCTGATCACCATGCTGGCCATCCGGGTCCTAGCCGAGCAAAATATCATCCCCAACGTGGCCAATGTCACCTGCTATTACCAGCCAGCCCCATACGTAGCAGATGCCAACTTCAGCAATTACTATATTGCCCAGGTTCAGACGGTGTTCCCTTGCCAGCAGCACACATACTCTACTTGGCTGCCCTGTAATTAA